A genomic region of Mycolicibacterium poriferae contains the following coding sequences:
- a CDS encoding proteasome protein produces MTVVLALRCADGLVLAADSQITEPDRGLSYPAQKLHGLGRRAAWAGSGSRAVLYDLEQIFDSQPETIVEAGDVGRALQTRVVPVLQHHYENFIEDVPGQEKSGSTPATYVLAAGYSDGKPFMVDVDPHGLIGHYEEIGFHAIGSGAPMAQQARALLANFRMNERPVEYGVLAALRVLDALDETSPTVGGPMDVCRITTDGADHLAPEDIDKARAEVRRWQDRERDVLDTLFG; encoded by the coding sequence ATGACCGTGGTACTGGCGCTGCGCTGCGCCGACGGGCTGGTGCTGGCCGCCGACTCGCAGATCACCGAGCCGGACCGCGGATTGAGCTATCCCGCACAGAAGCTGCACGGCCTGGGTCGGCGGGCCGCGTGGGCGGGCAGCGGCTCACGCGCGGTGCTGTACGACCTCGAGCAGATATTCGACTCCCAACCCGAGACGATCGTCGAGGCCGGGGACGTCGGGCGGGCCCTGCAGACCCGCGTCGTGCCGGTGCTGCAGCACCATTACGAGAATTTCATCGAAGACGTTCCGGGTCAGGAGAAGAGCGGCTCCACGCCGGCGACCTACGTGTTGGCCGCCGGCTATTCGGACGGCAAGCCGTTCATGGTGGACGTCGACCCGCACGGGCTCATCGGCCACTACGAGGAGATCGGCTTCCACGCCATCGGCAGCGGGGCGCCGATGGCGCAGCAGGCGCGTGCCCTGCTCGCCAACTTCCGGATGAACGAGCGCCCGGTCGAGTACGGCGTGCTGGCCGCGTTGCGCGTCCTCGACGCACTCGACGAGACCTCTCCGACTGTCGGTGGCCCGATGGACGTCTGCCGAATCACCACCGACGGCGCCGACCACCTCGCTCCGGAGGACATCGACAAGGCTCGCGCCGAGGTCCGGCGATGGCAGGACCGAGAGCGTGACGTCCTCGACACGCTGTTCGGCTGA
- a CDS encoding adenylate/guanylate cyclase domain-containing protein has translation MTVALFVIAALELAALIALGVVTLVMRRKLTSARRALRARPTRSAESRPRRRPRGVAPLAVKTVVDTVQTADSLIRKGLGGSIRHSIDDLAGWARVERPDLARITADGSVVLLFSDIEDSTRHNQTLGDRDWITVLERHNKLVERSVSAHGGYVVKNQGDGFMIAFADPAKALRCSLDVQRALGGDTERWNGIRVRIGAHAGTSVRRGHDLFGLDVVMAARIADLARGGEILVSAALRDSVADADGFCFTTGREVRLKGITDAQTVHALAMPAS, from the coding sequence GTGACCGTCGCGCTGTTCGTCATCGCCGCGCTCGAGTTGGCTGCGCTGATCGCGCTGGGCGTCGTGACGCTGGTGATGCGACGCAAGCTGACGTCGGCGCGGCGCGCTCTGCGGGCCCGCCCCACCCGAAGCGCTGAAAGCCGGCCGCGGCGCAGGCCCCGCGGTGTGGCGCCGTTGGCGGTCAAGACGGTCGTCGACACGGTGCAGACCGCCGACTCGCTGATCCGCAAAGGTCTCGGCGGGTCCATCCGCCACTCGATCGACGATCTGGCCGGCTGGGCCCGGGTGGAGCGTCCCGACCTCGCCCGAATCACGGCCGACGGGAGCGTCGTCCTGCTCTTCTCCGACATCGAGGACTCGACGCGGCACAACCAGACGCTGGGCGACCGCGACTGGATCACCGTTCTCGAACGGCACAACAAGCTGGTCGAGCGCAGCGTCTCCGCCCACGGCGGCTACGTGGTGAAGAACCAGGGCGACGGGTTCATGATCGCCTTCGCCGACCCCGCCAAAGCCCTGCGGTGCAGTCTGGACGTCCAGCGAGCCCTGGGTGGCGACACCGAGCGGTGGAACGGCATCCGGGTGCGCATCGGCGCCCACGCGGGCACATCGGTGCGTCGTGGACACGACCTGTTCGGGCTCGACGTGGTGATGGCCGCCCGCATCGCCGACCTGGCCCGCGGTGGCGAGATCCTGGTCAGCGCGGCGTTGCGAGATTCGGTCGCCGACGCCGACGGCTTCTGTTTCACCACCGGCCGCGAGGTTCGACTCAAGGGCATCACCGACGCACAGACGGTCCACGCGCTGGCGATGCCTGCCTCCTGA
- a CDS encoding hemerythrin domain-containing protein, with translation MADIIELIYADHDWLRRQFFRLDDATSDAELQAIWSVLSARLDAHAEAEEAVFYPALLKHGGREDPGNPEGDPQDETEDAITDHNDIRDAVRESRRHEPGSAQWFEAVNTARKENGSHLDEEEREAMPDFIKSATLELRHQLGTQWLRFYAERESLEGVDNRDKDADEYIEEHSP, from the coding sequence ATGGCCGACATCATCGAGCTCATCTACGCCGACCACGACTGGCTGCGGCGACAGTTCTTCCGACTCGACGACGCGACGTCCGATGCCGAGCTGCAGGCGATCTGGAGCGTGCTCAGCGCCCGGCTCGACGCGCACGCCGAGGCCGAGGAGGCCGTGTTCTACCCCGCGCTGCTGAAGCACGGCGGCCGGGAGGATCCCGGCAACCCCGAGGGGGACCCGCAGGACGAGACCGAGGACGCGATCACCGACCACAACGACATTCGTGACGCGGTGCGCGAGTCACGGCGGCACGAGCCGGGAAGTGCGCAGTGGTTCGAAGCGGTGAACACCGCCCGCAAAGAAAACGGCTCGCACCTCGACGAGGAGGAACGCGAGGCGATGCCCGATTTCATCAAGAGCGCGACGCTCGAACTGCGCCACCAGCTCGGCACGCAGTGGCTCAGGTTCTACGCCGAGCGCGAGTCCCTCGAAGGGGTCGACAACCGAGACAAGGACGCCGACGAGTACATCGAGGAGCACTCGCCGTAG
- a CDS encoding SDR family oxidoreductase: protein MPLGPERIVLITGASRGIGAQVALQLATPGTHVLVNHRKSGDRAASIAQAIRDVGGQASTIAADISEEADVTAMMETIRARFGRLDALILNASDGRETGADPEYAMRLNRDAQKRLATLAMPLMPAGARIVFVTSHQAHFFPHKAVPKGYAAVAVSKRAGESALYAMRPEFVRAGIGFTVVSGDMVDDTIVMRAAAIAQAATTAPSPGIVYVGRADYLTTA from the coding sequence ATGCCACTCGGACCCGAACGGATCGTTCTCATCACCGGAGCGTCTCGCGGGATCGGCGCCCAGGTCGCGCTGCAACTCGCCACCCCCGGCACCCACGTGCTCGTCAACCACCGCAAGAGCGGCGACCGCGCGGCCTCCATCGCGCAGGCGATCCGCGATGTCGGCGGTCAGGCCTCGACGATCGCGGCCGACATCTCCGAGGAAGCCGATGTCACGGCGATGATGGAGACTATCCGGGCGAGGTTCGGGCGGTTGGATGCGCTGATCCTCAATGCCTCCGACGGCCGCGAGACGGGCGCCGACCCCGAGTACGCGATGCGGCTCAACCGCGACGCGCAGAAACGGTTGGCCACGCTGGCGATGCCGTTGATGCCTGCCGGGGCGCGGATCGTGTTCGTCACCAGTCACCAGGCGCATTTCTTCCCCCACAAGGCGGTACCGAAAGGGTATGCCGCGGTCGCTGTCAGCAAGCGCGCCGGCGAAAGCGCGCTGTACGCCATGCGGCCGGAATTCGTCCGGGCCGGAATCGGCTTCACGGTGGTGTCCGGTGACATGGTCGACGACACCATCGTCATGCGCGCGGCGGCGATCGCGCAGGCGGCGACGACCGCCCCGTCCCCCGGCATCGTCTACGTCGGGCGGGCCGACTATCTGACCACCGCCTGA
- a CDS encoding DUF1214 domain-containing protein: MRRSSEPAAQQQPRPALGYAKFIGRVGALAVFLGVGSALAVPAAHADTDGASSAESSSESASSSSTGEASSGSTESSSVSTSSATEAEAEDPDAEAAEAESEAEAEAEAEAEAEEAADAEVDTESGDDVADESALDATVTVARTVEAPAASDARSDAGSDADDPEVPAAAPAVPAPAPRRLAATETPVVTEQQTLSADAALSNQVSPLGTPQQIEREKIAMSTAKSLPVALMKIILRFGFLAAAKEQFALVGGPDAANREALDNAIDEYALAASFQQQILNPLDPAVVTQVAPPHSWYGIDVGGSRLLYDNPDTIYRFIAVNKTSEYVLTGRIYDGIPADTTFSVLEGTAGTTSTILTLSDLDINDDGSFVITVSGDPAAPGQTNHLQLTSRSTLIAARNTLGDWNVEDPMELAVQRVAGPRNSLFAQLGGFVLLGGLVNDSPFLTSLVSLIPPLGIAEWRPVRGTLAALLLLVRGANEQAKYMALATTDPDTGELRQPNVMTQPASNAEFLANQLQSNGYFQLADDEALVLTIDPGNAGFFTVPVYNDWTITDDYWNEQTSLNDDQSIANADGTYTMVVSVADPGVANWVSTGGLNQGIISMRFQNLDPQSPAVPSVQSVVVKLEDLEDELPAGTVFVTPQERAAQLAARKAGYDKRWAPYPQV; this comes from the coding sequence ATGCGCCGATCATCGGAGCCGGCAGCCCAGCAGCAGCCACGTCCCGCGCTGGGGTACGCCAAGTTCATCGGCAGGGTCGGTGCGCTGGCCGTCTTTCTCGGTGTGGGTTCGGCGCTGGCCGTCCCCGCCGCACACGCCGACACCGACGGCGCGTCGTCGGCCGAGTCGTCCTCCGAGTCCGCCAGCAGTTCGTCGACCGGTGAGGCTTCGTCGGGTTCGACGGAATCGTCGTCGGTGAGCACATCATCGGCCACCGAGGCCGAGGCCGAGGACCCGGACGCGGAAGCGGCCGAGGCGGAGTCAGAGGCAGAGGCAGAGGCCGAGGCGGAGGCGGAGGCGGAGGAAGCAGCCGACGCGGAGGTGGACACGGAGTCGGGTGATGACGTCGCCGACGAGTCCGCACTCGACGCCACCGTGACCGTCGCCCGGACGGTCGAGGCACCGGCCGCCTCAGATGCCAGGTCGGACGCCGGGTCAGATGCCGACGATCCGGAGGTTCCGGCGGCGGCCCCGGCGGTTCCGGCACCGGCACCCCGGCGCCTGGCAGCTACGGAGACCCCCGTCGTCACCGAGCAGCAAACCCTCAGCGCCGACGCCGCACTCTCCAACCAGGTCAGCCCGCTGGGCACCCCGCAGCAGATCGAGCGCGAGAAGATCGCGATGTCGACGGCGAAGTCACTGCCCGTGGCCCTGATGAAGATCATCCTGCGGTTCGGCTTCCTCGCCGCCGCCAAGGAGCAGTTCGCCCTCGTCGGCGGTCCCGACGCGGCGAACCGAGAGGCCCTGGACAACGCCATCGACGAATATGCGCTGGCCGCGTCGTTCCAGCAGCAGATCCTCAACCCGCTGGACCCGGCGGTGGTCACCCAGGTCGCGCCCCCGCACAGCTGGTACGGCATCGACGTCGGCGGCTCGCGCCTGCTCTACGACAACCCGGACACCATCTACCGCTTCATCGCCGTCAACAAGACCTCGGAGTACGTGCTCACCGGCCGCATCTATGACGGGATCCCTGCCGATACCACCTTCAGCGTGCTCGAGGGCACCGCGGGCACGACGTCGACGATCCTGACTCTGTCCGATCTCGACATCAACGACGACGGGTCGTTCGTCATCACCGTCAGCGGTGACCCGGCGGCTCCAGGACAGACCAACCACCTGCAGCTGACCTCCCGGTCGACCCTGATCGCCGCCCGAAACACGTTGGGCGACTGGAACGTCGAAGACCCGATGGAGTTGGCGGTGCAGCGGGTCGCCGGTCCCCGTAACAGCCTGTTCGCCCAGCTGGGCGGCTTCGTCCTGCTCGGTGGCCTGGTCAACGACAGCCCGTTCCTGACGTCGCTGGTGTCTCTGATCCCGCCGCTGGGCATCGCCGAATGGCGCCCTGTGCGCGGAACGCTCGCCGCCCTGCTGCTGCTGGTCCGCGGGGCCAACGAGCAGGCCAAGTACATGGCACTGGCCACCACCGACCCCGACACCGGCGAACTGCGCCAACCCAACGTCATGACGCAGCCGGCCAGCAACGCCGAGTTCCTGGCCAACCAGCTGCAGAGCAATGGCTACTTCCAGCTCGCCGACGACGAGGCACTGGTGCTGACCATCGACCCGGGCAACGCCGGGTTCTTCACCGTGCCGGTCTACAACGACTGGACCATCACCGATGACTACTGGAACGAGCAGACCAGTCTCAACGACGATCAGTCGATCGCCAACGCCGACGGCACCTACACAATGGTCGTGTCGGTCGCCGATCCCGGCGTCGCCAACTGGGTGTCGACCGGCGGCCTGAACCAGGGCATCATCTCGATGCGGTTCCAGAACCTGGATCCGCAATCACCGGCGGTGCCCTCGGTGCAGTCGGTGGTGGTCAAGCTCGAGGACCTCGAAGACGAGCTGCCCGCCGGCACGGTGTTCGTGACGCCGCAGGAGCGGGCGGCGCAGCTGGCCGCGCGCAAGGCCGGCTACGACAAGCGCTGGGCGCCCTACCCCCAGGTGTGA
- a CDS encoding NAD-dependent epimerase/dehydratase family protein encodes MTSTQSLTVVVTGANGFVGARTCAALVERGARVRAVVRRAGAAPRLDGVEERIGDFGDPAFAAEVVDGTRAVVTTVHPMGSDRRTQHRVAVEGTPVIASAARDAGVDRLVHMSTAGVYDRSPGVGDVDESAALVGDDGGDYPVTKRDTDAALADVDGITRVLVRPPAILGPGATSIWNTLRPNEMADSGAAHRTNPAKTFAWVHVDDLAALLADLATGRIATSTDLQQGPIEGGCSVVNAAGEAATQRDYLTAVTDALGIEPAWDDEPAWTGQIVADRARGWGWTPRVSLMQALDELRDGLRR; translated from the coding sequence ATGACCAGCACGCAGTCCCTCACCGTCGTCGTCACCGGAGCCAACGGATTCGTCGGTGCGCGCACCTGTGCCGCGCTCGTCGAGCGCGGTGCCCGGGTGCGTGCCGTCGTCCGGCGCGCCGGCGCGGCGCCGCGCCTGGACGGCGTCGAGGAACGGATCGGTGATTTCGGTGATCCGGCCTTCGCCGCCGAGGTCGTCGACGGGACCCGGGCCGTCGTGACGACCGTGCACCCGATGGGCTCGGACCGCCGAACCCAGCACCGGGTGGCCGTCGAGGGAACTCCGGTGATCGCCAGCGCGGCACGCGACGCCGGCGTCGACCGGCTGGTGCACATGTCGACCGCCGGGGTCTACGACCGCTCGCCCGGTGTGGGCGACGTGGACGAATCAGCCGCCCTGGTCGGCGACGACGGCGGTGACTATCCGGTCACCAAACGCGACACCGACGCGGCGCTGGCCGACGTCGACGGCATCACCCGGGTGCTGGTACGCCCGCCGGCCATTCTCGGTCCCGGTGCCACCTCGATCTGGAACACGTTGCGCCCCAACGAGATGGCAGACAGCGGGGCGGCGCACCGGACCAACCCGGCCAAGACCTTCGCCTGGGTGCACGTCGACGACCTGGCCGCGCTGCTCGCCGACCTGGCGACCGGGCGGATCGCCACGTCGACTGACCTGCAGCAGGGACCGATCGAGGGCGGCTGCTCGGTCGTCAACGCCGCCGGCGAGGCCGCGACCCAGCGGGATTACCTGACCGCGGTCACCGACGCGCTGGGCATCGAGCCCGCCTGGGACGACGAGCCGGCGTGGACGGGCCAGATCGTCGCCGACCGTGCGCGGGGTTGGGGGTGGACCCCGCGGGTCTCTCTGATGCAGGCGCTCGACGAGCTCCGGGACGGTCTGCGGCGTTGA
- a CDS encoding zinc-ribbon domain-containing protein — MLFLLFGYGTKQKALGPGEVRTCPRCHNTTQWTRMRQFKQFTLFFIPVARWSRRQFEVCGICGASV, encoded by the coding sequence GTGTTGTTCCTTCTGTTCGGCTACGGGACCAAGCAGAAGGCTCTCGGCCCGGGTGAGGTTCGGACCTGCCCACGCTGCCACAACACCACCCAGTGGACGCGGATGCGCCAGTTCAAGCAGTTCACGCTGTTCTTCATCCCGGTCGCGCGGTGGAGTCGCCGCCAGTTCGAGGTGTGCGGCATCTGCGGGGCGTCCGTCTGA
- a CDS encoding fused (3R)-hydroxyacyl-ACP dehydratase subunits HadA/HadB, with the protein MTTAAEATQLEARVGHWYRMDDTYLVGREKLREYARAVQDYHPAHWDVAAAADLGYPDLVAPLTFTSTPGMTCNRRMFEEIVVGYDTWMQTEEVFEQHRPIVAGDELTIDVELTSVRRIAGRDLVTVTNTFTDTAGERVHTLHTTVVGVTAEDVDPAIKTAVHNAMMHDVNILAVGQSDTAYEKTVRPEGEVRISEGAFTRTPGTPSFDEVKVGDELPPHHARLSRGDLVNYSGVAGDANPIHWDEDIAKLAGLPDVIAHGMLTMGLGAGFASAWSGDPGAVTRYAVRLSAPAVVSAKEGADIEYSGRIKSLDPETRSGVVLVAAKSEGKKIFGLATMHVRFR; encoded by the coding sequence ATGACCACAGCAGCAGAGGCGACGCAGCTCGAAGCGCGGGTCGGCCACTGGTACCGGATGGACGACACCTACCTGGTCGGCCGCGAGAAGCTGCGCGAGTACGCCCGCGCTGTGCAGGACTACCACCCCGCCCACTGGGATGTCGCCGCCGCCGCCGACCTGGGCTATCCGGACCTGGTCGCACCGCTGACGTTCACCTCGACGCCCGGCATGACGTGCAATCGGCGGATGTTCGAGGAGATCGTCGTCGGCTACGACACCTGGATGCAGACCGAGGAGGTCTTCGAGCAGCACCGTCCGATCGTGGCCGGTGACGAGTTGACCATCGATGTCGAGCTGACGTCGGTGCGCAGGATCGCCGGCAGGGACCTGGTGACCGTGACCAACACGTTCACCGACACCGCCGGGGAGCGGGTGCACACCCTGCACACGACCGTCGTCGGGGTGACGGCCGAAGACGTCGACCCGGCCATCAAGACCGCCGTGCACAACGCGATGATGCACGACGTCAACATCCTGGCTGTCGGCCAGTCCGACACCGCCTACGAGAAGACCGTGCGACCGGAGGGTGAGGTGCGCATCTCCGAGGGCGCCTTCACCCGCACACCGGGAACCCCGTCGTTCGACGAGGTGAAGGTCGGCGACGAGCTCCCGCCGCACCATGCCCGGCTCTCCCGCGGGGACCTGGTCAACTACTCCGGGGTGGCCGGGGATGCCAACCCGATCCACTGGGACGAGGACATCGCCAAGCTGGCCGGCCTGCCCGATGTGATCGCGCACGGCATGCTGACGATGGGTCTGGGCGCCGGCTTCGCGTCAGCGTGGTCGGGCGACCCCGGTGCGGTGACCCGCTACGCGGTGCGGCTCTCGGCGCCCGCGGTGGTGTCGGCCAAGGAGGGTGCCGACATCGAGTACAGCGGACGGATCAAGTCGCTGGACCCGGAGACGCGCAGCGGCGTGGTTCTGGTCGCCGCCAAGTCGGAGGGCAAGAAGATCTTCGGCCTGGCGACGATGCACGTGCGTTTTCGCTGA
- a CDS encoding class I SAM-dependent methyltransferase gives MDRADDDKVDARALTGVSETALLTLYGRAHQARHPNAIIDDPMAITLVDSIEFDFAKFGRRGQEMALRSLAFDAAAARYLSDHPSATVVALAEGLQTSFWRLSSALPDLQFRWLTVDFAPVVALRERLLPPSPRVRSLAQSALDFSWMDQVDTGNGVFITAEGLLMYLQPDEAMSLIRECAHRFPGAQMVFDLPPTVVKKLAPKGVRSSRRYRVPPMPFSLSPAQLADLARTVPGIRAVHDLPMPAGRGPFFAHVFPRFWQWRVTKNYRGAYTLLEFG, from the coding sequence GTGGATCGCGCCGACGACGACAAGGTGGACGCACGCGCCCTGACCGGCGTCTCGGAAACGGCGCTGCTGACGCTCTACGGCAGGGCGCATCAGGCCCGTCACCCCAACGCCATCATCGACGACCCGATGGCCATCACACTGGTGGACTCGATCGAATTCGACTTCGCCAAGTTCGGCCGCAGAGGCCAGGAGATGGCGTTGCGCTCACTGGCCTTCGACGCTGCCGCGGCCCGCTACCTCAGCGATCACCCATCGGCAACGGTGGTGGCGTTGGCCGAGGGCCTGCAGACCAGCTTCTGGCGCCTGAGCAGCGCGCTGCCGGATCTCCAGTTCCGGTGGCTCACCGTGGATTTCGCGCCGGTGGTGGCGTTGCGGGAGCGGCTGTTGCCACCGTCGCCGCGGGTGAGGTCCCTGGCGCAGTCTGCACTGGACTTCAGCTGGATGGACCAAGTGGACACCGGCAACGGGGTGTTCATCACCGCCGAGGGTCTGCTGATGTACCTGCAACCCGATGAGGCGATGAGCCTGATCCGCGAGTGTGCCCACCGGTTTCCCGGTGCCCAGATGGTGTTCGACCTGCCGCCCACCGTGGTGAAGAAGCTCGCCCCCAAGGGCGTGCGATCGTCGCGCCGCTACCGCGTGCCGCCGATGCCGTTCAGCCTGTCGCCAGCACAGCTGGCGGACCTGGCCCGCACCGTGCCGGGCATACGCGCTGTGCACGACCTGCCCATGCCGGCCGGGCGGGGCCCGTTCTTCGCCCACGTTTTCCCCCGGTTCTGGCAGTGGCGGGTGACGAAGAACTATCGCGGCGCCTACACGCTGCTGGAATTCGGCTGA
- a CDS encoding ABC transporter permease — protein sequence MAIDDPARVARSRHRADESLPSPLRIGFSRVLPELKMFYRRPEQMVLTFSMPAAICILLGSIFTARLPGSDVSTGAVIAASMLAYGILSTSFINLGISIAADRDTGALRRLRGTPATATSYFIGKIMLVAVVSLAEAVLLLAVGVFIFGLSLPTTAFGWFTLTWVFLLGVVSCSLIGVLISNVASNAVSAAVLTNGPAVGLQFVSGTYVPIMVLPTWMLIVGSIFPVKWMAQGFRSVLLPPELVVFEPAGSWEHERIFLVLAAWSIGGLLGCRALFRWSDRS from the coding sequence ATGGCCATCGACGACCCGGCCCGGGTCGCGCGGTCGCGGCACCGCGCCGACGAATCCCTGCCGTCACCGCTGCGCATCGGATTCTCGCGGGTGCTGCCGGAACTGAAGATGTTCTACCGCCGGCCGGAACAGATGGTGCTGACGTTCTCGATGCCCGCAGCGATCTGCATCCTGCTCGGTTCGATCTTCACCGCACGGCTGCCGGGCAGTGACGTCAGTACCGGCGCGGTGATCGCGGCGAGCATGCTGGCCTACGGCATCCTGTCCACGTCGTTCATCAACCTGGGCATCAGCATTGCCGCGGATCGCGACACCGGTGCGTTACGGCGACTGCGGGGTACGCCCGCGACCGCGACGTCGTACTTCATCGGCAAGATCATGCTGGTCGCCGTCGTCAGCCTCGCAGAGGCGGTCCTGCTGCTGGCCGTGGGTGTGTTCATCTTCGGATTGAGCCTGCCGACAACCGCTTTCGGCTGGTTCACCCTCACGTGGGTGTTCCTGTTGGGGGTCGTCAGCTGCTCGCTGATCGGCGTGCTCATCAGCAACGTCGCCAGCAACGCGGTCTCGGCGGCAGTGCTCACCAACGGGCCCGCAGTCGGTCTGCAGTTCGTCTCCGGTACCTATGTGCCGATCATGGTGCTGCCCACCTGGATGTTGATCGTCGGCTCGATCTTCCCGGTGAAATGGATGGCCCAGGGATTTCGGTCGGTGCTGCTGCCGCCCGAATTGGTCGTTTTCGAACCGGCCGGCAGCTGGGAGCACGAGCGGATCTTCCTGGTGCTCGCGGCGTGGAGTATCGGTGGACTGCTGGGCTGTCGAGCGCTGTTCCGGTGGTCGGACCGCAGCTGA
- a CDS encoding ABC transporter ATP-binding protein: MTAAVQVRGLCKTYGRVPAVSDLDLDVEHGEVFAILGPNGAGKTTTIEILEGHRSRDAGQVLVLGEDPATAGRAWRARIGIVLQEVSDAGMLTVRETVQMFTNCYGSARDWADVLELVGLAEVSDRAVRTLSGGQRRRLDVALGIVGLPDLLFLDEPTTGFDPEARRQFWELIRLLAAEGTTILLSTHYLEEAAALADRVAVVANGTVVAVDSPTRLTGHVDTAATVRWVDGTGVHEERTDSPTELIRQHSRDGVELSQLTVTRPTLEDAYLHMIGRA; encoded by the coding sequence GTGACGGCTGCGGTGCAGGTCCGGGGGCTGTGCAAGACCTACGGACGGGTGCCGGCGGTCAGTGACCTCGACCTGGACGTCGAGCACGGCGAGGTGTTCGCCATTCTCGGCCCCAACGGGGCGGGCAAGACGACCACCATCGAGATTCTGGAGGGCCACCGCAGCCGCGACGCGGGGCAGGTGCTCGTACTGGGTGAGGACCCGGCGACAGCGGGCCGGGCATGGCGGGCGCGGATCGGGATCGTGCTGCAGGAAGTCAGTGATGCCGGAATGCTGACCGTCCGCGAGACGGTGCAGATGTTCACCAATTGCTATGGCAGCGCGCGAGATTGGGCCGATGTGCTCGAACTGGTCGGGCTCGCCGAGGTGTCCGACAGGGCGGTGAGGACCTTGTCGGGCGGCCAGCGTCGCCGGCTCGACGTGGCGTTGGGCATCGTCGGCCTGCCCGACCTGCTGTTCCTCGACGAGCCCACCACCGGCTTCGATCCCGAAGCCCGGCGGCAGTTCTGGGAACTGATCAGGTTGCTGGCCGCCGAGGGCACCACCATCCTGCTCTCCACGCACTACCTCGAGGAGGCGGCGGCGCTCGCCGACCGTGTCGCTGTCGTCGCGAACGGCACGGTGGTCGCCGTCGATTCGCCGACACGACTGACCGGGCACGTCGACACCGCCGCCACCGTGCGGTGGGTCGACGGAACCGGAGTCCATGAGGAGCGCACGGACTCCCCGACCGAACTGATCAGGCAACACAGCCGCGACGGCGTCGAGCTGTCGCAGCTGACCGTCACCCGCCCCACGCTCGAAGATGCTTACCTGCACATGATCGGGCGGGCGTGA